A portion of the Gossypium arboreum isolate Shixiya-1 chromosome 8, ASM2569848v2, whole genome shotgun sequence genome contains these proteins:
- the LOC108464426 gene encoding protein HLB1-like: MSETIEGSELQNGFQPQPRPEPEPESELKVESQPEQQPEEELKPEPVVTDVVPKPEPNNESSIQSNETTKQASTDQVAPPGRRKDDENRTFTMRELLSELKSDEDDAGSPYSQENTQCQSYQNNAAMELINSVTGTDEEGRSRQRILIYAARRYATALERNPEDYDALYNWALVLQESADNVSPDSTSPSKDALLEEACKKYDEATRLCPTLHDAFYNWAIAISDRAKMRGRTKEAEELWEQATKNYEKAVQLNWNSPQALNNWGLALQELSAIVPAREKQKIVRTAISKFRAAIQLQFDFHRAIYNLGTVLYGLAEDTLRQGSPNLKEVSPDELYSQSAIYIAAAHALKPNYSVYSSALRLVRSMLPLPHLKDGYLTAPPAGNSMAPHGAWKRTEFFLNHEALQQVIRVDQRQITRSLSGRTSDVTDMDKRAIRVDIPDIVSVSACADLTLPPGAGLCIDTTSGQVFLVADSWESLDGWLDAIRLVYTIYARGKTDILAGIITG, from the exons ATGTCCGAAACGATTGAGGGATCCGAACTTCAAAATGGTTTCCAGCCACAACCCCGGCCCGAGCCCGAACCGGAATCGGAATTGAAAGTAGAATCTCAACCTGAACAACAACCGGAAGAGGAACTGAAACCGGAACCTGTGGTAACTGATGTCGTTCCGAAGCCGGAGCCGAACAATGAGAGCTCGATCCAATCGAATGAGACGACCAAACAAGCTTCAACCGACCAAGTTGCTCCTCCAGGGCGGCGTAAAGATGACGAGAACCGGACTTTCACGATGAGAGAATTGCTAAGTGAATTGAAAAGCGACGAAGATGATGCAGGTTCTCCTTACAG TCAAGAAAACACGCAATGTCAGTCCTACCAAAATAATGCTGCAATGGAGTTGATCAATAGTGTCACTGGTACTGATGAGGAAGGCAGGTCTCGTCAACGGATTCTTATATATGCTGCCAGGAG GTATGCTACTGCACTGGAGAGAAACCCAGAAGATTATGATGCTCTCTACAATTGGGCATTGGTTCTTCAG GAAAGTGCAGATAATGTTAGTCCAGATTCTACTTCACCTTCTAAAGATGCCTTGCTAGAGGAGGCTTGTAAAAAGTATGACGAGGCTACTCGTCTTTGCCCGACACTTCATGAT GCTTTCTACAACTGGGCTATAGCAATCTCTGATCGAGCAAAAATGCGTGGTCGGACCAAAGAGGCTGAAGAACTATGGGAGCAG GCAACAAAAAACTATGAAAAAGCTGTCCAGCTCAACTGGAATAGCCCCCAG GCTCTAAACAATTGGGGACTTGCTCTTCAG GAACTCAGTGCAATTGTTCCAGCTCGGGAGAAGCAAAAAATTGTCAGGACTGCAATTAGTAAG TTTCGTGCTGCAATACAGTTGCAATTTGATTTCCATCGAGCAATATACAACCTTGGAACTGTTCTG TATGGACTAGCTGAGGATACCTTAAGACAAGGTTCGCCGAATCTGAAAGAAGTTTCCCCAGATGAGCTGTATAGCCAGTCTGCTATCTATATTGCGGCTGCTCATGCACTGAAACCAAATTACTCG GTTTACAGCAGTGCCTTGAGGCTTGTTCGTTCAATG TTACCTTTACCCCATCTTAAGGATGGTTATCTTACTGCACCACCAGCAGGAAATTCAATGGCTCCTCATGGTGCTTGGAAGAGAACAGAGTTCTTTTTGAATCATGAAGCACTTCAACAG GTCATCAGGGTTGATCAGAGACAAATTACCCGGAGCCTCTCTGGAAGAACTTCAGATGTAACAGATATGGACAAAAGGGCTATAAGAGTTGATATTCCAGATATTGTTTCTGTATCAGCATGTGCTGATCTGACTTTACCCCCAGGTGCAGGTCTCTGTATCGATACCACCTCTGGTCAAGTTTTCTTG GTTGCTGACTCGTGGGAATCACTAGACGGATGGCTTGACGCCATCCGCTTAGTTTACACAATTTATGCACGAGGTAAGACTGATATTCTGGCGGGTATCATTACGGGCTAA